A stretch of DNA from Lycium ferocissimum isolate CSIRO_LF1 chromosome 4, AGI_CSIRO_Lferr_CH_V1, whole genome shotgun sequence:
ACTTCCTTCATCACTAAGAAGACGTTTTGATCTTGGGACAGCTGTTTCATGACGGCCAGTCAACACTCTCAAGAAATTTTCAACTGTTACTTCATAACCTCGATAATCTACCTGACGTTTAGAAACTTGTAAGATTAGACCACTACATTAAATAGATAATAAAGCAACCTTAATTCTGTGAAACTCATATGCAAACCAGTCTGAagagatatatatgtataagtaaaCTTAAGAGAATATTTAGTTCAAACATTTAATCTACAAAGTCCTAGGATTAAAAAATCGATAGAACCCAACATAAAATTGTTTAACATACTGAAACTTTTTGAGAATAAAAATACTGAAACTTTGCTTTTTCACAAGTCACAAAATTACATTAATAAACACCAAGTTGGTGTcgaaaaatatatgtgactctgCTTGAGTCATTTAATGTCTTCCACAAGTTTGACCAACTATCCATACAGCATGGTATTTTCTCCTTACACCAAAAAATATAGTTGCAAAAAAAGATCTATTAATCGTTTTTTACATCTTTCTCATTCTTATGGAACAATCTCCTATTCTGTTCATTCCATATACGCCAGAAAAGACACGACAATATGGTCTTCCATGTTCCCTTCCTTTTAAATTGCCAATCCTCAAATTTATGCGATGACCATGCCTATCCATTACTATGTATCTCGATCATGATAAGAATAGCTAACCTTGATAATGCTGAATTAAAAGTCAATAAAACTGAATGTCTCACAGAACTAACATTTGATTTGGGAGCACTACAGAAAGCCACGAGCGAGAGGAAGAAACTTTACACACCTCAACGTTATCTCCATAAAGATTTAGCCTGTGGTTTTCATTGTTGAAGACCTGTGCAGGGTATTTATTCCGAGCATTGCAAGCCATATCATCAGCCAACATCAGAATAATTCTTTCATCAGGTATGCCTAATCGTTTTACGGTTCTAATGTCAAAGAACAAatagaaaagagaaataagagTACAGTTAATGAGGAAATACTTAAGGAAAACAGTGATGATCATAATGTCGCTTAAAAAACAAGATTCCCACCTGTATAAAGATAATGTGTTAGCCATGTGTCTGTAGTTAAACCTGAAGATTAAAAACAAATAAGTAGAGAGTCTTGCAAACAGAGAACCTTCTAGTTAATGATAAAAGGTTTGAGAGACTCTTTGAGTATCATGTATCTATAGTTAAACTTGAAGTGTAACAACTAAAAAGTAAGAGTCTTGCACACATAGAGCCTTTTAATTAACAACAACAGGTTTAgaaactcgtaatttcttgaaTCAAGGCTAAACCCAGTAAGAAACTGATCATTGTACCACCGTCAGTTCTTCAATAggccccttttctttttctattcaTGGTGAAATTTACCAAGCATAATAAGAACCTGACATGCCTCCATCATAgacacatttttttcttttatgcgtATGCATCCAGATTTACTCTATAAGATCATCTATACACCCAGTTGAATTAAAAGTTGATTACATTGAATTATTAGAATAGAATCAGCTATACTTGTGGAAATACTCTAGAAAGTTGCAATTTAGACATGCATTCCCATTCCTAACATGcattttcaacatattcaacaaaccaaccaatcaatcaactataccAACCAGTGTATTGCATCTTTTTACTGCTCTGATGCCGTTTTAAGtcgataaaaataaaattaattggAAAACGAATTGAAAATCTCTATGAGTAGTCTACTAAGTTAGCATGGTCATAAGCTATTTACCAAGGGTTCGTCAAATTCCCTACCCAAATTTCCCTCCCTACCTAACCTCAGCACACATCTGTCACTAAATTAAACTCAAACTCGAGGAAGTTGCCATTTAGAGATGCATTCCCATTCCTAACATGCATTTTTCAACATATTCAGCAAACAAaccaatcaatcaatcaatcaactatggCTCCATCCCAGACATGTTAGGATCGACTATATTCCGATCCAATTAAAGTTAATTCAAGAAACGAATTCAAAATTTCCATCAGTAGTCTACTAAATTAGAGCTATCACAAGCTATATCACGAGgttcttcaaattccaaaccCTAATTTCGCTCCCAGCCTAAACCCAGCACACATCTGTCAGCAAAATTGCTAAAAACACAACTCCTCATTCCTATATAATTTTGACTCCGAATTTTACTTAAAGATGCATTATTGATTCCCTATTCCTAAAATGTGATTTCGACTACGCCTCAATCCCAGACACGTTAGGATCGACTATATGACTTCTCCGTActtcattccaatacaattaaaattaattcaaaatttccATCAGTAACTTACTAAATTACAGTGGTAACAAGCAATTTCACTAGGGTTCTTCAAGTTCCCCAACATATCTGTCAATAAATTGCTAAAAATGCAACTCGAAAAgcaaaatccatattgatttaAGAGCTATATGAATTATTAGAATAAAATGAGCTATacttgccaaaaaaaaaatctacaaattcCCAATTCCTAATATGCATTTTCAATCAATCAACCAAGCCTCAATCCCAAACATGTTAGCATCTATTACAGTTAAATTAATTCAACAAACTGAACTCACAATTTCTATAAATAGACTACTAAATTACAGTGGTAACAAGCAATTTCACTAGGGTTCTTCAAGTTCCCCCACAAATCTGTCAATAAATTGCTAAAATTGCAACTCAAAAAGCAAAATCCATATTGCTTTATAgttaaacaaatgaaaaaaaaaatattaccagAAACGAGAAGTGCagaccaaaacagcccaattgtTAGTATGCATCGTAGTTGAATTTGATGCGATCCCATTTTTGCACAGATAAgtagaaaatagaagaaaacacAATAGAAATTTGGATTTCATAGTGATCGAATCCATTTTCAAATAGCTCTCAATGTTCCATCTCAGATTTTTCAATTAGATGTTTGGGTTAAATTGTTCACTGGGAAACAGGAAGGGACTGgccattttttgaaataatttttttctagtgtAATTTTAgtttctaatttttttcaaaaaaattatgtggAAACccactttaaaaatttaatatctAATTCTAGTAAGGCtaggcataaataccgaaaatcgaaaaatcggatcgaaccgaaccgaactagttgggttcagtgttcggtgtccactttcaaaaaatcgaaaccgaagtttgataaaaccgaaccgaacgcataccgaaatttaatacattacccaaaaaaattaaaataatccAGGCCTATTAagtttaagtaaaaaaaaaaaaaatcaatcgtaacaagccctcttttgcttttgtacccctaattttccacttcagttgagaaaatcaaatatctgtaacaaaggaaggtgactaggatgtgtctttaggattaatgtatgtcttttatgtgttttcttagtTATTCTTACTGTATGTATTGATGTGCCGGGAATTTtggcacatctaatgcttttaaactctaagttttacttgttttcgagcaagtttgtgttagtttgatgtgttttgtgtgttgtgcagatattttgaagttagaatgctcggaAAGCGAAAAAACGAGGAAAAGAAACAATACGATTCGATAAGCATaaggacggaccgtcaacatgctcgacAGCCCGTCGAGTTGCCTCGTCGATAAGTTCCTGCGAAGTGACAatttatcatatcatcatcagaTCGTCGACTTGCACCGTCGAAATGCTTCGATGGTGGAGTTCCTGCAGAGTGATAAAAGTATACTCAGATCGTCGAGTTGGTCGTCGAGCATGTCGACGACCGTCGAAGTGCAAAGACAACCCGTCGAAGTGCAAGCCGAGATGGAACAGGACTGGGATTGATTATTCCGAGttttgacttgtataaatacctgtttaggttttatttttcagacatctAGAGTTTTAGACTTatagtaattacttttgagttgttattgcttttgaagacttccagacaattacattcattactttcaagttttattcgtaagttcaatacaataattcaattatgcaatcttcaatcttttattgttttcttgttgccatgagtagctaaacacctttactaaggttgtgaacccaaggatgggtgttttgtgattggggatagtgaaagatatacgcataatggattgttagggtttatttgttcttcgttttcatcatatagttagtggttgcaaacattagctaacgccataaattttagtttatttgggaaaatagctagggttaggtaagaacaaataacaagaactcagggctttaaaccttatttaataaattcacttaggaataagaggaatttacttggcataattaaccgttcttcatgcatactttcttatctttgaaaAAAGTattgaaagaaataatcttttcttattgggaaatagtttagattcacatagaggttaagtgcatccatacaaacagTCCATTAGGCatatatcaagatcgatacccatgatcatacactttatctgacggggacacaacctcagttctttttacccatatatttacaactttaaatttctagtcaatttaaattagtccacaaaccaaatcaactataaaacccttttctagaatacaccaggaccgcaagattagtataatactcgtttagtaaacttttcacgccatattctctgtgggattcgatcCCAACCTTGTTtgattactatatttgacaacgttcgcgttataccattaataggtgtaatttgagcgtttcatgtatataacacctagtaatcctatatcatggttatgattttctgttcttgtgtatcctgtttgtttgattttgatttcaatttatcagttttatgttttattgcttttgagaatatagattagtgtaaatggaatcgcttctaatatcatatcaaaaaaaccgaattgaaaaaaccaaaaccaaaaccgaaagaaccgaaccgaaccgaactagttgggTTCGGTGTTcagtgtccaccttcaaaaaatcaaaactgaAATAGctgaaccgaagtttgataaaatcgaACCGAAGAACCAAACGCCCACCACTAAATTCTAGTGATAGTTTTCAGTCCATTAAACTTGTCAGGATATCTCATTTATACACTCGAACTAAGGTTGTTTCAAAAACACCTCCACTCCTAATAAAGTGTTCCAATTAGATATTTtcggttcaaattttgaaaaaacttttgCCCGtgttttcatttgtttattACATAGTTAAGttaccacataaaatatgtcatatGTCTGGGATCTTATTACTTACTAAGGCGAATGCATATAATTAAAAAGAGATGACATGTTTTATGTGATTAACCTAACTACCTAATAGACGAATGAGAATACaaacaagaaaatttaaaatttgaaccgAAAATGTCTAATTGAAACGCTTTATTAATAGTTGAGGTATTAAATTGGAACAAGGCTTAGTTTCAACATCTAAATATCGAAATATCCTGGCATGTTGGGTTGACCGTGTACTAAGcctattttttctctccaaaGCATGATCATGTCCTAACCCTTTCGCCCTAGTtcctaacacacacacaccaaaaaagaaaagcccCTCTTCAAACACCCTCCTTGTTTTTctgttcttttttattattttcttcattttgtttatATTGTAGTAAGTTTCAAAGAAActgattaaattttaaagataTTCACAAAAATGACTATTATATTAtggcaaaaaataataaaaaaatgaaatatcttTATACTACTATAATAATGTTCGGTTGAAATATGTGTTTGAAAGCTAACTGCTCTTTCCTCCGCTTGTTCTACACAAATATTGGCAGAAGTGAAACACATTGTagcaccccaaaaaaaattcataattttaaaacagtgaaaatacataaattgttgtaaatattaacTTAATGAATGTCCATTTATTTAATTGGACACCAAGAATACTTGGTCACCAAGAATTCTTGGCCCCCAAGGTGTTATTTTAGTTGCTTGGCCACCAAGCTGTCATTTTCCTCCTATAAGTGGGAGTTTCAATTGTGgaatataaaatagaaaatgaaatCTCTCTTAAGTTAAAGGTTGAATAATATATAAGTCTctttctatatacttgtctttGGTGTATTCACTCAATagcttttattttataacatgttatcagcacgagacttTGTCATCTCGAGCAAATACTTTGAAAGCCTCGAAGGTattgactttctttttcttaattaatggCAAATCTTTCTAAACGTGAATTTGCTGCCTTGGATATATCTAGCAAAAGCTACCTGTCTTGGGTTCTTGATGCCGAAATTCATCTTGATGCGATGGGTCTGGCAGATaccatcaaagataaaaatcaGGCATCGAATCAAGACCGTGCCAAGGCAATGATATTCCTCTGCCATCATCTTGATGAGATCTTGAAAGCGAATATCTCACTGTTAAAGATCCTCTTATGCTGTGGAATAATTTAAAAGATGGATATGACCACCTGAAGATGGTCGTGCTTCCACAAGCACGTTTTGATTGGATCCATTTGAGGCTACAAGATTTTAAATCTATATATGTGAGTATAATTCTGCCATGTTTAGAATTATTTCTCAGTTAAAATTATATGGTGAAAATATCACTTATCATGATATGCTGGAGAAAACATTCTTCACTTTCCCTGCCTCGAGTATGCTCCTGCAGCAACAATACCGAGAAATGAGATTCAAGAAATATTCTGAACTAAATTCACATCTTCTAGTGGCTGAACAACATAATGAActattaatgaaaaatcatgaaaatcgaCCTACTAGTACTGTctcattccctgaagtgaatgagGCAAACTTTCACCATTCTAGGCATGGAAAAGGTCGTGGCCCCAGTCGTGGTCATGGCCATGGTCGGGGAAGAAATTTTAATCATGATAGCCGTCTTACACCAAATAATACCCTTCACCATCAGCAGTGTAAAAAGaaggatgaaaaacatgaagttgtgaaaaagaaaaattcagaaAATAGACGCTACCGATGTGGAGGAAAGAGGCACTGGTCACGTACCTGTCGTACGCCAAAGCATCTAGTTGAGCTTTATCAAGCTTCCCTCAAAAAGGCAGAAAAGAATGCTGAAGCAAATTTTATTTCTGAAGATAATGTTGAGCCCATGCATCTAGATGTGACAAATTTTTTTGAGCTCCCTGAAGGAAAAGTAGATCATCTGATCGGTGATGGATCTTTAATATCTTAGATATTTTCATCCATGTTGTTTGTATAGCTAATATAGTTTTGTTAAATAAAGTTTGTGTAATGCTTTgtttaataataatatctacTTTATTGTTCACTTTGTCTATTCTttcattttgaagaatatatggaaattcctcaaattttgtttggatCAATGACcaatcatgaagatatttgtgtgattgataGTGGAATGATGCATGCCATATtctaaaatgataaaaaaaattctcactTGCTTAGGAAAAAGGGAAATATTAGTACAATTTTTGGCAATTCGAAATTGATTGAAGGCTCCGGATGAGCTACTATGTTTCTGCCTAAGGGACAAAACTTGTTGTAGAAGATGCATTATTCTCTTCTGAATCCCCAAGAAACTTGTTAAGTTTCAAAGATATCCGCCGTAATGGGTATCACGTTGAGacattaaatgaaataaataatgaatatcTTGGCATTACAAAGAATGTCTCCGGCCAAAAATATGATTTGGAGAAATTACCAACTTTGTCTTCTGGCCTGTATTATGCAGAAATTAGTACATTTGAAGCACACTCGAtcgtaaaccagaagtttaatTATTCAAGTACTTTTGTGCTTTGGCATGACCGAATAGGTCACCCAGGATCAATAATGATGAGAcgaattattgaaaattcaaatgggCATCCACTTAAGAACTTGAAGATTCTTGAAAGTGGAGAATTTTCATGTGCCTCTTGTTATCAAGGTAAATTGATAGCTAAGCCATCACCAATGAAAGTTGGCATTGAATTGTCTGCCTTTCTAGAGCGTATACATGGGGATATATGTGGACCTATTCATCCACCTTGTGGGTTATTCAGATATTTTATGGTCCTAATAGACGCATCTTCAAGATGGTCTCATGTGTTCCTCTTATCGTCGCGCAACCTGGCGTTTGCGAAACTATTGGCACAAATAATACGCTTAAGGGCACAGTTCCCAGATTATCCCATTAAGGCTATACGCCTCGATAATGTCGGAGAATTTACATCTCTTGCTTttgatgattattgtttatCAGTTGGGATAAAGTTGAACATCTTGTAGCTCATGTTCATACCCAAAATGGCCTTGCTGAGTCATTTATTAAACACCTACAATTGATAGCAAGACCACTACTTATGAAAACACGGTTGCCCACTACCATTTGGGGTCATGCTGTTTTACATGCAGCATCTCTTATTCGTCTCAGACCGACTCATTATAAGTAggaaatgagagaaatgaaacTGTGAGCTACAAGGCACGCCTTATTGCACAAGGATTCTCTCAAAGACCCGGTATCGACTACGAAGAAACATATTCAGCCGTTATGGATGGCATAACATTTCGATATCTCATCAGTTTAGTTGTACATGAAAACCTTGAAATACATCTGATGGATGTGGTTACAACTTACCTTTATGGCTCACTTGACaatgaaatttatatgaaaattcctgaagGATTTAAATTGCACAAGCAATTCATTCAAAGTCTCGGGAGATGTATTCAAtcagattacaaagatcattaTATGGTTTAAAACAATCAGGGCGCATATGGTATAATCACCtcagtgagtacttgataaatgacggttatataaatgatgccatttgtccatgtgtttttattaagaaaacaaaatcagaaTTTGTTATACTTgctgtttatgttgatgacataaacCTAATTGGAACTCTAGAAGAGCTCTAAAAGGCGATTGAATatttgaagaaagaatttgagatgaaagatctcATAAAAACAAAACTCTGTCTTGGTTTGCAGATTGAACATTTAGCAGACGGGAACTTTATCCATCAATCTGCTTATACCAAAAAAGTATTAAAACGATTTTGCATGGACACTGTGCTTCCGTTAAGTACTCCAATGGTTATTCGCTCACTTGAAACGAGTAAGGATCCATTCTGAcctcaagaagaaaatgaagagcttctgggtcctgaagtaccatatcttagtgCAATTGGTGCACTTATGTATCTTGTTAATGCTATAAGACCTGACATAGCGTTCTCTATTAATTTGATAGGAA
This window harbors:
- the LOC132054109 gene encoding uncharacterized protein LOC132054109, producing the protein MANLSKREFAALDISSKSYLSWVLDAEIHLDAMGLADTIKDKNQASNQDRAKAMIFLCHHLDEILKANISLIISQLKLYGENITYHDMLEKTFFTFPASSMLLQQQYREMRFKKYSELNSHLLVAEQHNELLMKNHENRPTSTVSFPEVNEANFHHSRHGKGRGPSRGHGHGRGRNFNHDSRLTPNNTLHHQQCKKKDEKHEVVKKKNSENRRYRCGGKRHWSRTCRTPKHLVELYQASLKKAEKNAEANFISEDNVEPMHLDVTNFFELPEGKVDHLIGDGSLIS